TCTTATTATAAATTAGTTAAGTACTTTCAAAGAGATGTACTGATTCAAGATTCATTAATCCTTTATCTTTCTTTACATTAATCAAACACTCTTTATTTTCTCTAGTTATTAACTCCTTAAAGAGTTCCATTAATGGCTTCTTCAGAGCTTCCATCTGATATGGCTTTCGAGATATTAACTCGAACTTCCTTGGAAACATTAGATGCTTGCAAAGTAGTTAACAAGACGTGGAAAAACTTGACATATAAATTAGGTTTTATGCAAGTATATTGTCACAGAACAAATAATATTTTAGGTTACTTCGTTCAAAGTTTAGAAAATAACAAGTACGTTACAGAGTTTGTTTCAATGGACGATTGTATTGGAAAAGATCCATTGAATAAACCTGAATATAAAATTTTCAACCATTATCGCAACACAAAGATCGAGGCATCTTCAAAACAAGGGGTCTTGTGTTGTGTGAGAAGAATAAAGAATCGTAACCACATGTACTATATTTGTAAACCTAGTACTCGAGAATGGAAAGTGTTGCCTAATCCAAAAACGAGGTATCGGACGGTCAAGATTGCTCTAGTGGTACTCAAATCAagtcctttacatttcaagattATTCGTTTGTCACAAGACTACTCACCACCTCGTCGTAGGTATGTAAAATTTACACCATAATTTTCTTATGTTCAAAATCATATATCCATTGTTCATTGATTGGTTTTTGCTTTCGTTTGAATCTTTGTTTATAGGCGTTTGGGGCTTGGCAATTATTGTTGTGAAATCTTCGATTCTGAGACTTTTGCCTGGAGACGAACAAATATAATCTCACTTCCTTACGACGTGTTTTTCGAACCCTCTTGTCTCCCCGTTAACGTAAGTGGTTTAGTCTATTTTCTCACATATGATGATCACGTATTAGTCTTAAACTATAATGGCAAAGAAGCTCGTCCAAGATTCTCACTTCCAGAGCCAGTAACCGAAAATAAAGATTATACAGACAAGAAACTGGTGGAGTACGAAGGGAAGCTGGGATTTATTTGCCTATCGCGGAATGAAATGTTAGAGCTTTGGTGTATTGACAATACAAGAAACCATATGTGGAATAAGGAGAAAGAAGTGGAGATTGAAACCGTTAAAAGAGAGATAAAATATCCAAGTCCAGTTGATTTTTACGATAGTGATATTGCTCTAATGATGGGTTCGGATAAATTAATGTTTTACAACGAacaaaattcaagttttgatgTGGTAAAATTGGACAAGTCAGATTATAGTGCAATATTTCCTTTTCGTTCGGATAGAGAACCAATTGGTTTGAAAGCGATAGGGGAAAATAGTGGCTAAAATGTGTTAGTATAAGAAAGAATTAAGTCGTACTTGCTTAATTTCTccatattatattatattgtactTGCTTAATAGAAAGAGCTTTCATTTTATGGGTCGACACGTTCAAGACTTGTTTTGTATTAGAAGAGTCAAATGCATATGGTAAAGTATTTATAAGACTTTATATAATGTTGGACAAAAAAACAGACTTTATTTTATGTATGAAGTAAGAAATTTCTTTAGATTCGTTGTGAAGAGTTTCAAGTTGTTAGATTTACATTAGTTTTAGATACTACGATACCTAATTTTACTCCAAAATAATTTAACATATAACATAATAATGATTTGCTGTACAAAAAATTATCACTCAAGATAAAACTTGTATTGGTAATTCTAACATGTGGTTTCCGATTTAATTTTTTTGATGCACTATTAATCAAATGTATGATTTTCGGTACAAAAGTCATACATAGATTTTAATAATACATaagatttttaaaaagttttactAATTAACAGTAGATGCACGTGTGACACACCAGATACACGTAAGGTGTATACTAAAGCtaattttatttgatttacttGAGATATCTTATTAAGGTTGGATTTAGGCTACCAATTCAATTACGACTTGATATCTACGAGATGCTCCTGTAGTGTGTGTGAGAGTGCCTGGTGTGATCTGCCTTCATTAGGTTTAGCAAGACTTGCACATATGGTGTTGTTATACACCAGGTTAACTCTACTGTCCGTATGATATGTTACTGCGCAACACGTGCACCACCGTGGTTGCTAGTCAGAGCTTGTATGGAAATCCTACCTTTTTATTGGAGCTCTGATAGCACTCACGTGTGCATTTATTTATTGTATTAGGAGGTGGTATCTATGTAACCGAACTGATCCAGTGGACATGGACATAGAGATGCAGGAGCACCCCGTAGAGGCATATGACTTAGATATTTGTACGATCTGCTGGGAAGCGGTTGTTGGAGGTCGAGCTTCTATGCGGCCACAAGGTTCACC
Above is a window of Nicotiana tabacum cultivar K326 chromosome 8, ASM71507v2, whole genome shotgun sequence DNA encoding:
- the LOC142163487 gene encoding F-box protein At5g49610-like, with protein sequence MASSELPSDMAFEILTRTSLETLDACKVVNKTWKNLTYKLGFMQVYCHRTNNILGYFVQSLENNKYVTEFVSMDDCIGKDPLNKPEYKIFNHYRNTKIEASSKQGVLCCVRRIKNRNHMYYICKPSTREWKVLPNPKTRYRTVKIALVVLKSSPLHFKIIRLSQDYSPPRRRRLGLGNYCCEIFDSETFAWRRTNIISLPYDVFFEPSCLPVNVSGLVYFLTYDDHVLVLNYNGKEARPRFSLPEPVTENKDYTDKKLVEYEGKLGFICLSRNEMLELWCIDNTRNHMWNKEKEVEIETVKREIKYPSPVDFYDSDIALMMGSDKLMFYNEQNSSFDVVKLDKSDYSAIFPFRSDREPIGLKAIGENSG